The DNA window CATCGTTGCTCCAGATGGTAATACTAAAGCAAACTTGATGTCACCACCGGAACTGGCCGTAAATCTCAACACAAAACTCACGTCCCATGTTTCGTTGGCACCAATCGCAAATTGAAGGTGGTTATCATCTTGCAAACTGGTGGAACTCGTTACGGATTCATCAGCAGTCTTTCGGGCAAACTTGGTGGTGCCATTCAAAGACCAAGACAATAGACCGGAGCCATTGGTTCTTAATGAGGCATTGGCTGTGCCATCGGTAGAAGGCAACGTATAAGTAGTAGAGCCTGCCGCTGCCGCAGGAGCAAAGCCTACATAGCCTGATGAGGAGCCACTTAATCGCAGAGCGCCTTTCACGTCTAAGGCGCTGCCGGGGCTCGTAGTTCCTACACCCACATTGCCACCATTATTATAGATATTGCTGCTGTTTACTACCCATGAACTACCGTTCCAGTAAGGAGTATTTCCGGCAGAAGAACCGGAAGGGAAAGTCCCATCAGCACCGGTTGGTCCTGTATAGCCTTGTATTCCGGTTAAATTGACAGACCATGAAGAATAGGTGCCGCTTCCTGTTTTTGAGGTAACGCCTACGGTCATTGATCCAGTTACAGCGTTATAGGCAGAGACAGGTCCGGTCATAAAAGTAGAGGTGCTATTGGTCATGCTCACAATTTGTCCGATGGTGTATGCCAGACCGGTTCCCACCGTAAATGTTTTATTACCAGTGGCGACAGACATGCTGGTGGTCGAGGTCGTAGCGTATTGATCCCCATTGGTACCCGTAGCACCGGTTGCCCCGGCTACACCATCTGCGCCTGCTGGCCCGGCGGCGCCGACATCTCCCGCAATTCCAATATTCCAAGAAGCTAAAGTTCCGCTTCCTACCACCCTATCTACCGATACGGTTATAGACGTTCCCGAATAGGAAGTGACTACTCCTTCCATATATTTAGTAGTGGGTGCTGCGGTATTGGAAATCCTGACTCGTTCATTTTGAAATGCGAGCCCTGATTGCGTAGTGAAAGTTTTGCTGCCGGTTCCTATTGAAACACTGGAAGAGGAAGATGCAAGATAGCCCGCACCGGCTGTGCCCGTGGCTCCTGTAGCTCCGGTAGTACCGGTTGCTCCTACAGAACCATTAGTACCATTAGCTCCGTCAGCTCCGGTAGGTCCTTGAATCCCATTCAGATTCACTGACCAAGATGAATAGGTCCCGCTTCCCAATTTTGAAGTAACACTTACACTCATCGTTCCATTCACTGAATTGTAAGTGGTAACCGATCCGGTCATAGAGGTCGTTGAGCTATAGGACATCGTTACGATTTGTCCCATAGTATATGCCAGCCCTGTCGCTACTGTAAAGTTCTTTGTACCAGTCGCTACTGACATACTGGTGCTGGAGGTAGTGGCATACTGATCGCCGTTAGCACCCGTTGCACCGGTAGCTCCTGTTGCACCATCGGCTCCATTGCTTCCAGCAACTCCGGTAGGTCCCGTTGCTCCTGTGGCACCTTTGGCGCCATTGGTTCCGGCAGCTCCTGTAGCTCCGGTGACACCTGCTGCGCCTGGGATTCCTGCAATACCCATTGCTCCCGTGGCACCCGTAGGACCAGCCACTAAAGTTTTCCAAGTTAAATTACCACTTCCATCATTTCTTAAAAATGAATTGACTGCACCTTGATCGGTGGGGAAGCTAGTAGTTACGTTGTTTATCTTCGTGATGTTTCCAGAGGGGCTGATGGAGGCGAGTACGGTGCCGGATGAATTTTTCCATTCCTGCAAATTTGCGGTTTGAGTAGAATTTCCTTGAATAATCAGACCGGTGGCATCTGTTGTGTTTAGAAACCGTGTATTATAACTGGAATTTGTTCCGCTCATAAAAGTCATAGGGGTAGTGGTTAATCTTCCGCCTACGATGTCAATACCGTGCCAGGCACCCATCTGTAGGTTTCTGCTGCCGCCGCCTTGCCAAAAAATATCTCCGCCGTCTGATCCAATCTGGAAATCACCGGTTCCGGCGGAATTAAGGAAAGAGAGTTTTGCAATATTCGTCGTGCTGCCATGAGCATCAATGGTCAAGACACTTGGGGCATTGGTTGATGAAATATTGACGTTCCCGTTAACATCCAAACGATAATTGGGTGAAGGATTATTAATCCCTACGTTGCCCCCGTTATTATAGATATTAGAAGAGTTAAGTACCCAAGAGGAACCATTCCAGAAAGGTGTATTTCCGGCTGCCGATCCGGCTGACAATAATCCGGTAGCTCCGGTCGCACCTGTAACACCTGTTGCGCCGGTAGCACCCGTTGTGCCATTCGCTCCGGTAGTTCCTGTGGCTCCGGTAGCGCCCTTCACGCCTGCAGCCCCTGCTGCACCCGTAGCTCCTGTGGTTCCATTCGTTCCTGCGGCACCTGTTGGGCCTACACTTCCAGCCACTCCCGTAGCGCCTGTAACTCCGGTAGTACCATTTATTCCTGCAGCACCTGTTGGGCCAACACTTCCGGCAGCACCCGTAGCACCGGTGGCTCCGGTAGCGCCCTTTGCTCCTCCTATTCCCGTTGCCCCTGTTGCTCCAGTAGCTCCATTTGTTCCCGCAGCACCTGTTGGGCCGACACTTCCGGCTGCTCCAGTAGCGCCAGTAGCACCTGTTGCCCCGTTCACTCCATTACTTCCATCCGCACCTGCTGCTCCTGTAGCACCTTTGGCGCCTTTGGCTCCCGCAGCACCGGTAGCTCCGTTACTACCGTTTGCCCCATTAGCACCCGTGGCCCCTGCCGCACCGGCGACTCCGGATAGTCCTTGCGGTCCGGTAGGACCTGTAACACCTCCGCCGCCACCTAAAGTGATGCCGCCCATTCCCTTAATTATATTGGTTACGTTATTGATTGCAGGCATATTCAGCCAATTCAAACCGTCGTGGAAATACAACATCCCCGAATCGGTATCAAATACCATCAACCCTTTGGTGGGGTTACTAATAGCCACTCGTTGTGATTTAGTCATCCTTGGCAGCATTAAAGCTTTGGTGGTCGAACTTAAATCGAGGATAGCATTGGTATCCGGTGTGGAAGTGCCGATGCCGGCCGCCCCCTGAATAATTAGTCCATTGGAAGGAGCAACCTGAGTAGAAAAAGCGTTTCCGATGCTTAGGCCTCCCTTAACAGAGAGTTTACTGGCGGGGTTCGGCTCGCCAATACCTACATTCTGTGCATAGTTTACTTGAAAAATGCACAATAACAACAGTGTTGTAACTAAAATCCTGGTTCTCATAGTCAATTTATTTCGGCTCTTAAAATCAGGGACAAAAATTTCCCATACTGTCTTTTACGTTGTGCGATACAAATAGGTTCAGTATTGCCAATAGAAATTTTACAAACCTCACTTTGTGTATATAGCCAGCCGGTATCTCGAATAATGGCACCAAAAGCCAATTCATATTGATAGTCGCGATAAATCTATTTTATAGAGTACGAGTGTCTCTATTAATAAGGAGGTGGTGTTCGGAATGGAAGTAAGAAGCCGAAGCCAGTAGCCTACCTAGTTCAAAGTTTTAGGTTATCCCCAAAACACAGATTTAGCGAATCAGCACACATCGTGAGCGAATCAGTGCTTATCTTCTCGTAATCAGCACACATCTTGACAAGAAGTGTGCTGATCTTGTGAAGATGTGTACAGCTTTAGGGAAGAAGTGTGCTGATTTAGGGAAGAAGTGTGCAGCTTTAGACAAGAAGTGTGCTGATTCGCACGCAATCAGCACCGATTCGCACGCAATGTGTGCTGATTCGCTCACGATGTGCGCTGATTCGCTGAAAAGCCTGTTCTGTCTGGTCAATTTGGCAGGAAGACGCGATTCTGTTCACGAAACAAAGTCAGGGTTGTAATTTATGGATTCACGAAAACCCTTTCGGAAGCTACCCAGTTTTTATGTTCGGCGGTGTAGTAGAGATAAGCATTGGAAGCCGGGGCCTCATATTCTCCGGGAATCTCAGCCTTCAGGTCGAGGTTGATTTGCTTTTTGGCATTGGGTGCCAGGGCGCGGAAATAGCAGGCGATGTTGTTGCCGATGATTTCGTAAAAATCAATGAAGCCTTTTTCCTGCAGTTCCTTCAGTTGCCAAGGTTGTGCCGAAAATCCGGCGGGGATGCCAATCATAGCCATCGTCATGGGCTGACCGGTTCCGGTTTTGTTGGTTAGCGTAGCAGAGAGGCGAAGCGTCTCGCCCACCTTCACTTGTTTGGCAGCGAACTGTGTTTCGAGCGTAACCACACATTCCTTAGAACTGGCGGGCAAGGTGGTGCTATAAGTGATGTTCACGGCATAAGGCAGGGCTTGCTTGCAGTCTTTGAATTTCACTTCCACTTTCTGTTTTCCCGATTGGATAAATTTCTCCAGACCGGTGATTTCAATATTCCCTTTTTGTCCTTTGGCATATCCTTTTGAAGCTACCGATGTGCCGTTTACCCATATTTCGACTGTCCCTGATTCATCAGTCCGTTTGCTAAACTCGGCATACTTCGTCAATGCCTTTAACGCAAGAATGGTAGCCTGTGGAGAGCCAAAACCTCCAAAACCACTGCGGGAACCAATCAGATATTTTATGCCGCCGGTGATCGCTGCGTTATTGGGGTTTTGTGATTTCATCAGGGCGAGCAAACTGAGCGAGGTGGTTTCTACATGCAGACTCAGTCCCGTACTGCGCGTGATAGAATGTTTTGCACCGGTCCAGAAACCGGCATCGCTGCGTGTTTTAATCAGGCGAGTGAGCATCTCTTCCCCCCGTTCCTTATCTCCGAAATTGAAAAGTGCATTGGCACAAAGCGCTATGATGTAGGGGTCGTTAGTTTTCTTGGCACTCTTCACCACAGCATCCAATTCCTTCTCAATATTTTTGTAACCGGCTTCACTCAATGCGTAAACGATATAGGCATTTGTCACATCTTCATCTGCTGCTCCGAAAGAATCCAGTGCTTGAGGATTTTTAATGAAGCCCCCGTTGCCATCGCGTTTATCGAGCAAGAGTTTGGCTGTACGCTCAAGCATTTTTTCATCCACGCCCCCATAAACCTTTTTCATATCGGTGAACTCCATCAGCCCATAAGCAGTAAGTGCTTCATGAGCCGGTGCAGCGCCAAACCATTCATAACCGTTTTCTTTGGTCTCATAAGCAATGAGTTTCTTGTAGCCTTCGTCAAGCCACTTGTTGGCTTTGGCTTCTAATTTAGGGTCGTTCACTTCCATCGCTTTTAGATAGTTCAGTACCATGATATTTGGATAGGTAGAAGAAGAAGCCTGTTCAAAACATCCATGCGGCTCGCGGAGAATAGATTCCACCCCGTCCATCAACTCGCTCATGATGTTGGGATAAGCGGTGAATGTAGCTTTCAAAGAACCGGGCACCACATTTTGTGGGTGGATGGAAAAATCTTTTTGTAAATCCTGTCCGCTCAAAGAAATATTGGCGGGAAATCCTTTTGCAATCACTTTAATGTTTCGGGTGATGGCATCATTGAAAGAGGAAGTGGTGAATTTGATTTCCAATTTTCCTTCACCAATCTCATTCGTGGCTGTACCATCGAGGTAGATCACTTTCGATTGACCGGAAGTCAATATCACTTCGCTTTGTTTGGAAGTCACTTGCAATTGCTTAGGTGCTGAAATAATCATCCTACCGTTAATGGTAGAAGATGTATTGTTTTTGAGAAACACCGGTATCATCATCTTATCACCACTTACCACTTCCACAGGAATCTTAACATCCATCGTGAAAGGCAAGTTGGTGGAGAAATTAAACTCGGTTCTTCCTATGGAACCATCATCGCCAAATC is part of the Bacteroidota bacterium genome and encodes:
- a CDS encoding collagen-like protein; its protein translation is MSGTNSSYNTRFLNTTDATGLIIQGNSTQTANLQEWKNSSGTVLASISPSGNITKINNVTTSFPTDQGAVNSFLRNDGSGNLTWKTLVAGPTGATGAMGIAGIPGAAGVTGATGAAGTNGAKGATGATGPTGVAGSNGADGATGATGATGANGDQYATTSSTSMSVATGTKNFTVATGLAYTMGQIVTMSYSSTTSMTGSVTTYNSVNGTMSVSVTSKLGSGTYSSWSVNLNGIQGPTGADGANGTNGSVGATGTTGATGATGTAGAGYLASSSSSVSIGTGSKTFTTQSGLAFQNERVRISNTAAPTTKYMEGVVTSYSGTSITVSVDRVVGSGTLASWNIGIAGDVGAAGPAGADGVAGATGATGTNGDQYATTSTTSMSVATGNKTFTVGTGLAYTIGQIVSMTNSTSTFMTGPVSAYNAVTGSMTVGVTSKTGSGTYSSWSVNLTGIQGYTGPTGADGTFPSGSSAGNTPYWNGSSWVVNSSNIYNNGGNVGVGTTSPGSALDVKGALRLSGSSSGYVGFAPAAAAGSTTYTLPSTDGTANASLRTNGSGLLSWSLNGTTKFARKTADESVTSSTSLQDDNHLQFAIGANETWDVSFVLRFTASSGGDIKFALVLPSGATM